From the Myxococcales bacterium genome, the window CTGGTGTTCTTTTCCTGTAGCTTGCCCTTGATCCGCTCCTGCTTGATCAGGACGCAGGAGTAGTCCTTGATCTTGGCCCAGCTTTGGGTCAGCGCCGTGTTCATCCGCTCGGGATCGATGAAAATGCCGGCGGGCGAATACCCCGGGAATCCGTAGGCCGGGTTGGCCGGATCGAAGTCGCGCGCCGTCAGGCCGGCGTTGAGCCGCAAATCGGTCAACTGGTATTTCTCGCGCAGGCCGGCCGCGTCGGTCACCTCGATGCTCTGCGGCAGGCCGTTGGCGGCGAAGGCGATGATTGCCTTGTCGGCCGGTCCGGTCATCACCAGGGTACGCGGCGCGTCGGCGGCGGCGATCTGGTGATCGTTCTGCCACGACAGCACGGCCTCGGCCAGCTTGTCGAGCGAGAGGAATTGCAGCGTGCGCAGGTAGTCGCGTTTGACGAGCGGGTCGTCGGGCGACAGGCTGGCGGCGGAAAACGAAAGCACGCCGCCGTCCTTCACCCAGACCAGGTTGTTGTTCCAGCCCGGCTTGTACAGCGCTTCGCGGCCCTGGTGCGGGCCGCCGGTCCATTTCAGGTAGACCGCGCCGCCCTTGGCGCTCTTCACCTGGATGGTTTCCGCCGGGCGCGCCTGCTTGCCGATCCGGTTCTGCAGCGTGATCGTGTAGACGCTGTCCTTGTAACCGGCGACGGCCTGCTGCAAGGCCGTCAGCAGCGGATTCGCCGCCGCGGCGCGGGACGGGCCGGCGGCCGGCAGGAAGAACAAGCCGATTCCCAGGCAGGACAAACCGAGGCCCAACTTCGCGACCCAGCGCCACCACAAACGTTTCTTCATCGGATCGTCAATCCTTTCCGGTGGGGATCGCTTTTCTTTATAGTGGATTCGCGCGGTCCATTGCAATGCGCGGCTTCGCCGGGCGCCGTCAGCCGATGATCATCTGCTCGACTTCCAGCCCGCCGCGTTCGAAGCGGCCCAGGTCGTAATTCGCCAGATCCGGATGCACACGGCCGCTGACCAGGTGATCGGCCACCATTTCCGACAGTGCCGGCGCGAACATGAAGCCGTGCCCCATCAGCCCGTGATACTGGTAAAAATTCTCGGGCCGGTCGACGTAGCCGATGATCGGGTTGGTGTCGGGCGTGATGTCGTAGAAGCCCGCCCACTGGCGCAGCACCTTCACGGCGCTCAGGCGCGGCACCAGGTCGATCATCAGACGGCTGACCTTGCGCATGAAGGCGAAGGTGCTGTTGTAATCGCTCGCCGGGCCCTTTTCGAGGCCGACGCAGGCGTAGATTTCGCCGCGCATCGTCTGCGCCACGTACATGCCGCTGTTCATCGGAATCAGGTTGGTGCCGAGGAACGAATGCAACGGCTCGGTGACGATCGCCTCGTGCTTTTCCGGATGATTGGGCAGTTCGACGCCGCACATTCGCCCGATTTGCGGCGCCCAGGCCGAGGTCGCGTTGACCACCAGGTCGGCCGCGAACGCGCCGCGCGGCGTCACCACCTGAACGATCTTCGTCCCGGCGGTTTCCAGCGCGGTCACCTCGTGGTGCG encodes:
- a CDS encoding DUF1571 domain-containing protein; its protein translation is MKKRLWWRWVAKLGLGLSCLGIGLFFLPAAGPSRAAAANPLLTALQQAVAGYKDSVYTITLQNRIGKQARPAETIQVKSAKGGAVYLKWTGGPHQGREALYKPGWNNNLVWVKDGGVLSFSAASLSPDDPLVKRDYLRTLQFLSLDKLAEAVLSWQNDHQIAAADAPRTLVMTGPADKAIIAFAANGLPQSIEVTDAAGLREKYQLTDLRLNAGLTARDFDPANPAYGFPGYSPAGIFIDPERMNTALTQSWAKIKDYSCVLIKQERIKGKLQEKNTSLLKFRKPGDIYMKWIKEPHLGRELIYRLGKDEKLLVHEGGLLSVATVSLSLDSSLLRADTNHKLTELDIGNTLKMIYDNLYRGLKANEVTLQFKGGSDLGGRLVYTVESRFANAAARRYYSPRTVISHDVITGMPLKVVNYDAAGQLNEDFEWSQIRFNTGLTDRDFDPKNKDYKF
- a CDS encoding FAD-binding oxidoreductase, producing MSGPRTVIIGGGIVGLSLAWNLAKRGWRHITVLERDHLNAGASARCGGGVRAQWSTADNIRIMKRSEELFESFPQDTGFNNWFRQDGYLFLAYTDEQAAQFEKNDRLQHENGVRSQLLSPTEIKRLVPWINTAGIRLGSFHKRDGVCFPFAMVWGYTKVCRQLGVEVLAHHEVTALETAGTKIVQVVTPRGAFAADLVVNATSAWAPQIGRMCGVELPNHPEKHEAIVTEPLHSFLGTNLIPMNSGMYVAQTMRGEIYACVGLEKGPASDYNSTFAFMRKVSRLMIDLVPRLSAVKVLRQWAGFYDITPDTNPIIGYVDRPENFYQYHGLMGHGFMFAPALSEMVADHLVSGRVHPDLANYDLGRFERGGLEVEQMIIG